The Budorcas taxicolor isolate Tak-1 chromosome 20, Takin1.1, whole genome shotgun sequence genome window below encodes:
- the CEP72 gene encoding centrosomal protein of 72 kDa, whose protein sequence is MAPGGRLVLCEEKVREKSGLAPRCDLAELRSLSIPGTYQEKITHLGNSLMNLTGLKSLDLSRNSLVSLEGIECLTALESLNLYYNRISSLAEVFRLRSLAGLSEVDLRLNPVAKSESDFRLFVVRMLPGLQQLDDRPVRETERRASQLLFGSEGSLDSKQSFPSVFREERPHHSRVKGTDPSAKKCLVMDADDEAVLSLIAECEWDLSNPPGGMSSSQKESEASLQSSQAESRHRLSSQAAQHQCGDSLWKGPERRRSGSRAGCVEPRLQDQRCGELPPQLFTPAAALVPEPREPDGEGSACFSVTDSTEAEDSGASSQKSSVLTQKMLNPLPAPEKYRKRRMPGGRFQVPADEACLSSLEGSLSVSRRSGSEGWGQAASSLSATPGPEQPRPPSASEACPKLHSATLPGKKATLEALVLEALLDLVDRHWSGRRSLHSSEAFLAQARHILSSVQEFTPTQDTSTTLNEEISSLTLENKSLHSRLAELQQQYGMQMTEVVLELSDTRKEMDYLRQHLDRSLEESSSLKSLLFSMKKDVRTADAPSALNLQISGLQASVKRLSGELVELKQHLEHYDKIQELTQMLQESHSSLVSTNERLLQELGQARAQHQAEVEQLHWSYKELKKTLARAPGSPRGARPPPHRADL, encoded by the exons ATGGCGCCGGGCGGGCGGCTGGTGCTGTGTGAGGAGAAGGTCCGGGAGAAGAGCGGCCTGGCGCCTCGCTGCGACCTGG CTGAACTTCGGTCATTATCTATTCCGGGAACTTACCAAGAAAAGATTACTCACCTGGGAAATTCTTTGATGAATTTAACAGGTCTAAAATCTCTCGATCTCTCACGAAACTCCTTGGTTAGTCTAGAG GGCATCGAGTGCCTGACGGCGCTGGAGAGCCTCAACCTCTACTACAACCGCATCTCCTCGCTGGCGGAGGTCTTCCGGCTCCGCTCCCTGGCGGGGCTCTCGGAGGTGGACCTGCGGCTGAACCCCGTGGCGAAGAGCGAGTCTGACTTCCGCCTCTTCGTGGTGCGCATGCTCCCGGGTCTCCAGCAGCTGG ATGACCGGCCCGTGAGGGAGACTGAGCGGAGAGCGTCCCAGCTGCTCTTTGGTTCGGAGGGCTCACTGGACTCAAAGCAGAGCTTCCCATCTGTTTTCCGAGAAGAGAG ACCTCATCACTCCAGAGTCAAGGGCACTGACCCCTCCGCCAAGAAGTGCTTGGTCATGGACGCGGATGACGAGGCGGTCCTGAGCCTCATTGCCGAGTGCGAGTGGGACCTGAGCAACCCTCCTGGGGGCATGAGTTCCAGCCAGAAGGAGTCAGAGGCCAGCCTCCAGAGCTCCCAAG CAGAGTCGCGGCACCGACTGAGCTCTCAGGCAGCCCAGCACCAGTGCGGAGACTCGCTGTGGAAGGGCCCTGAGCGGCGCAGGAGCGGCTCCAGGGCGGGCTGCGTGGAGCCGAGGCTGCAGGACCAGCGCTGCGGCGAGCTCCCCCCACAGCTCTTCACCCCAG CTGCAGCGCTGGTCCCTGAGCCCCGGGAGCCTGATGGTGAGGGCTCTGCCTGCTTCTCTGTTACAGACTCCACGGAGGCCGAGGACTCAGGCGCTTCTTCTCAGAAGTCCAGTGTGTTGACACAAAAGATGTTAAACCCCTTACCTGCTCCTGAGAAGTACAGGAAGCGGAGGATGCCTGGCGGGAGGTTCCAGGTGCCTGCGGACGAGGCCTGTCTCAGCTCTCTGGAGGGGAGCCTGAGTGTGAGCCGGAGGAGCGGTTCGGAGGGCTGGGGCCAGGCCGCCTCTTCCCTCTCGGCCACCCCAGGGCCTGAGCAGCCAAGACCACCCAGCGCCAGCGAG GCGTGTCCCAAATTGCACTCCGCCACGCTGCCCGGGAAGAAGGCCACCCTGGAGGCGCTGGTTCTGGAAGCGCTCCTCGACCTGGTGGATAGGCACTGGAGTGGCCGCAGGTCCTTGCACAGCAGCGAAGCCTTCCTTG CTCAGGCGAGACACATTTTGTCGTCTGTTCAAGAGTTTACACCCACTCAGGACACTTCGACAACTCTGAATGAAGAAATTAGCTCCCTGACTCTGGAAAATAAGTCTTTGCATAGTCGCCTTGCTGAGCTGCAGCAACAGTACGGCATGCAGATGACTGAGGTGGTGCTGGAACTCAGCGACACTCGGAAGGAGATG GATTACCTGAGGCAGCATCTGGACAGATCTCTGGAGGAGAGCAGTAGCTTGAAGTCGCTTTTGTTCAGCATGAAGAAAGATGTGAGGACCGCTGACGCTCCGTCTGCGCTGAACCTGCAGATCTCCG GACTCCAGGCAAGCGTGAAGCGGCTCTCGGGCGAGCTCGTGGAGCTCAAGCAGCACCTGGAGCATTACGACAAGATCCAGGAGCTCACGCAGATGCTGCAGGAGAGCCACAG